From the genome of Hydrogenovibrio kuenenii DSM 12350:
AAAGACTATTACTGCCCTGATTGCAATTCAGTTGTTAGAAGAAGGATAAGTTCTAAAGGCCTAGCCCATTTCTATCATTTAGGCGTGGAATGTTCAGGTGGTGGACTTGAAACAACTTTGCACTTACTCGCTAAAAGCTTATTAGAGAAGTACAAAAAAATTTGGATACCAAATTGCATCACAGGATATAAGTTCTTTCTTCCAAGTAAAGATTCATGTGGTAAATTTCATCGCCCTGTACTTAGTCCAAAAGACATTTCAACAATAAATAAGAACCAACCTCAACCTTACTTTTATGAGGTTTGCTACTTACCATCAAATTTCAACCCACCTAAGCCTCAACCGGGTGTTCACATCATTTACAAAAACTTTTCATATGGACTAATGGATATTGAAGCCATCGAAATTGAAAAATCATTAGACATCATTCGACCCGATATTTACGCAACTATTAATGGGAAAAAACACCTTATAGAAATTGCAAATACACATTTTGTAGATAGTGAAAAACTGGCAAAAATTAGATACTTGGATATTCCGAGCATTGAAATTAATATTAGTACAATGGCTATTGCCTGCCCTGAAGAACTTCTGACCCTGTTAATTAAACCAAATAGATCTACATCATGGCTCCACTACTCAAATCAACTTCTCACAGATTTTGCAGCCGAAAGTGAAACTTATATTGAACAATATATAGCTCAAACAGAACGAAATTTTACACCACAAGAAAAAATTAAACACCAGCAATTTCAATCTCATGCGAATCAAATTCAGTTAATCACACCTAAAGCCTGGGAAAAAGGAATGCCTAAACTAATTGGATCAGAAGTAGAAGTAGTACATGCGAAAATTGCTCGATCAAACCGAATTAATAGATTTGGAAAAGATGATTATCTCGTTCAAACTATTGCGAGTGCACATGATTGGTTACTCTTATCAAAAAGCGACGAGCTATACAAAAAAGAACCGGCCCTGTTAAAAAAGTATTTTAACGTTAAACAACAACCCTAACTCAGGGATAAACAACATGAAAAATCCAAAGTGGATGAATGAAGTAACTGAAGCATTTCGAGCTCATAATGGAGTAGCTTCTCTGAAGGACATTTATCAATACATAACCACACATTCAAAAAGCGACTATGCCGATCCCAAAACTTGGGAAGCGCAAATTCGAAGAGTCATATACACGCATTCTAGTGATTGCGAAATTTTTAACGGCAAAGATGACTTGTTTATCTCAGAAGATGGGAAAGGAAATGGAGTTTGGAGAATGCGTTCATCTTACAATGTAGAAAGTGTGAGTGAATTAAAAGACCTACCAATTGGTGCTTTATTAAACGCAACGCAAATTAGCCAGATTACAGGGATAAACCAAGTAAAAGGGATACATCCTGTAAATTCTGATAGTGTAAATGCTGTCATACTATGCACAACTGGAAGCAATAATGACTACCCAAATGAGTGGATTCAAAAATATAATACTTTGAAATATTATTTGGAAGGAAAGAAAACTGACACTGGGGAAAAGAAATATAACCCTAGTATAAAGTCCAACTTAGTCGTAAATAATGCAACAGAATCAAGTCCCTTATTAGTATTTTCAAGATCTAAGAAAAACGAAAAATTCACTTTTTTTGGTAAGTTTGTCCCAGAAAAACATATTGTCCATGAAGCTGATGGAGGAATGTTTTTTATTCTTCAACGGATTCACCACCCTATGCAATTGGGAAGTATTTTAACCTCAGAAGATGATGAACAATTTCCTGAGGGTAAAATTAAAGAACGCATGCATAAAACGCGAGAAAGAAACTCTAGATTAATTGCTGAAGCAAAAAAACAATTCAAAGCAAAACACGGCAAATTATTCTGCGAGATATGTGGCTTCAACTTTGAAGAAAAATATGGTCATGAGATTGGAAAAGATTTTATTGAAGCACACCACACAAAACCTATTTCTGAGCTAAAAGAGAACGATACCACAAATATTTCTGATTTAGCTATGGTTTGCTCAAACTGTCATAGAATGATACACAGAGCAAGGCCCTGGAAATCACCTCAGGACTTAAAATCGATTCTGGAGTGATTTTTTGGGGAGTAAATAGACTACTCGGTTTGTAACCGAGTGAACAATCTTTAATTTTCAATAGGTTAGAGATGGATTCCCACAAAAGTTCCCACAATAGAGTACCTTTTGCTAATTTTTGTGGGAATTTCCCACAAAATCTTGACTGATTTTAGACGTCAAAAAACGACTTGAGAACAAGCTTAATACATTGATTTTAAAGGGAAAATAAATGGTGCGCCCGAAGGGAGTCGAACCCCTAACCGCTCGGTTCGTAGCCGAGTACTTGTTACAAATATTTTTAGCGAGTTTTTGAAACTGCAGTTATTAATTGAATCTTCTATCTGACCTCTACAAATTAATATCAATTCGACAATACTTCTCTTAGACAGCTACGTT
Proteins encoded in this window:
- a CDS encoding HNH endonuclease → MKNPKWMNEVTEAFRAHNGVASLKDIYQYITTHSKSDYADPKTWEAQIRRVIYTHSSDCEIFNGKDDLFISEDGKGNGVWRMRSSYNVESVSELKDLPIGALLNATQISQITGINQVKGIHPVNSDSVNAVILCTTGSNNDYPNEWIQKYNTLKYYLEGKKTDTGEKKYNPSIKSNLVVNNATESSPLLVFSRSKKNEKFTFFGKFVPEKHIVHEADGGMFFILQRIHHPMQLGSILTSEDDEQFPEGKIKERMHKTRERNSRLIAEAKKQFKAKHGKLFCEICGFNFEEKYGHEIGKDFIEAHHTKPISELKENDTTNISDLAMVCSNCHRMIHRARPWKSPQDLKSILE
- a CDS encoding competence protein CoiA family protein produces the protein MKTPYAKLNLENVLSFSEFIPACNAEKGKDYYCPDCNSVVRRRISSKGLAHFYHLGVECSGGGLETTLHLLAKSLLEKYKKIWIPNCITGYKFFLPSKDSCGKFHRPVLSPKDISTINKNQPQPYFYEVCYLPSNFNPPKPQPGVHIIYKNFSYGLMDIEAIEIEKSLDIIRPDIYATINGKKHLIEIANTHFVDSEKLAKIRYLDIPSIEINISTMAIACPEELLTLLIKPNRSTSWLHYSNQLLTDFAAESETYIEQYIAQTERNFTPQEKIKHQQFQSHANQIQLITPKAWEKGMPKLIGSEVEVVHAKIARSNRINRFGKDDYLVQTIASAHDWLLLSKSDELYKKEPALLKKYFNVKQQP